A single region of the Triticum dicoccoides isolate Atlit2015 ecotype Zavitan chromosome 2B, WEW_v2.0, whole genome shotgun sequence genome encodes:
- the LOC119364852 gene encoding uncharacterized protein LOC119364852: protein MAAGGGGGEVLTPRELAMEEMDPQPGVFSEAEILRMEIASLVNLLREKQSDVLSLDPETVRKITSLRSEIACQKLEREVPEVKRTVPRRRKKFSAVPRVGQKKEIMADQESMDLSNSNTQSVSSQVSCISEQMPERCEQKEIDSEKIKPASRFESNLEHVYLPYGGEDEGERINGQFSCILEQAEALCDEMASMASILGKISIPLISYYDVSNLFHMAYRFLKISKSIYDYTCNADKQMADQCAEDQRTKEYVEMTDQVDKGKSSTHCLNQSSKEEVDESVTDLTMDLCKSNMETHQKAADSQMTDDKDEHFVAADLISGLSNQMTVHCYENQSTVGYLEMIDLTVGKGQSSTETHALRMMDQGKSSSEGESSNEGKSSTETRALRMMDQGNSSSEGQSSTETRAFRMMDQGKSSSEGQSSTEMQGQSSNESKSSTETHASRMMDQGKKSSFRMGLDCDENGMPNLCKYYEMLECEDAEEEDEEMTPEGVRMYNKFRKELLEMEAGLRKEREQDQKDALRWEQDQIDTPSCYTMDPIPFSLQDEAEETEEAEETEFTKSDTEEMEMADKLFALGRKGWESAWGDDCGNFEDRTVLSPMHFTHCTPGLIPYAARTVSTLQIYSVKIVGRDGKLKLPLHVYGIVAARDAVDYNRNILFSRRRENCQKLTPEDPFLRLTGPSRAIVAVDDVDFEVQLKVKGSSRSRDRALMSHRFTYAGGYHEGLHTTFSSNSFCTVELSYERLTETVQATILSARVVEGAPWPFEYGRRIMCSLPPQEVTDSLSRQVVLVDSHRSDDGGEMPMGSDGYIDLSRHVVSVELEESLQFVIQAYSQSGDAIARQGSVRFRTKYCNISRAICEIGDSKVEITVAWSQLAKHKRDILLEGHV from the exons ATGGCGGCTGGAGGCGGGGGAGGCGAGGTGCTGACGCCTCGTGAGTTGGCGATGGAAGAGATGGATCCGCAGCCTGGCGTTTTCTCCGAAGCAGAGATCCTGAGGATGGAGATTGCGTCCCTGGTGAACTTGCTCAGGGAGAAGCAGTCTGATGTTCTTTCGCTCGATCCTGAGACCGTGAGGAAAATCACGTCCCTGAGGAGCGAGATCGCGTGCCAGAAGTTGGAAAGGGAGGTTCCGGAGGTCAAACGCACAGTGCCGCGGAGGCGTAAAAAGTTCTCTGCAGTGCCGAGGGTCGGGCAGAAGAAGGAGATCATGGCCGATCAGGAGAGCATGGATCTGTCCAACTCCAACACGCAGAGTGTGAGCTCCCAAGTCAGTTGCATCTCCGAGCAGATGCCCGAGCGCTGCGAACAGAAGGAGATCGACTCGGAGAAAATCAAACCAGCCTCCAGATTCGAATCCAACTTGGAGCATGTATATTTGCCCTACGGTGGCGAGGACGAGGGGGAGCGCATAAACGGCCAATTCAGTTGTATATTGGAGCAGGCGGAGGCCTTGTGCGACGAGATGGCATCTATGGCATCTATTCTGGGCAAAATCAGTATCCCCCTCATCTCCTATTACGATGTCTCCAATCTGTTTCACATGGCGTATAGATTTTTGAAGATCTCCAAGAGTATATACGATTATACCTGCAATGCTGATAAACAGATGGCTGACCAATGTGCTGAGGACCAGAGGACCAAGGAGTATGTGGAGATGACTGATCAGGTGGACAAAGGCAAATCCAGCACCCACTGTCTTAACCAGAGTAGCAAGGAAGAGGTGGATGAATCTGTAACAGATTTGACAATGGACCTTTGTAAATCAAACATGGAGACGCACCAGAAGGCTGCTGATAGCCAGATGACAGATGACAAAGATGAACATTTTGTGGCAGCAGATCTCATATCTGGTCTTTCCAACCAGATGACTGTCCACTGTTATGAGAACCAGAGTACTGTGGGGTACCTGGAGATGATTGATCTCACGGTGGGCAAAGGCCAATCAAGCACGGAGACGCATGCGTTGAGGATGATGGACCAAGGAAAATCAAGCAGTGAAGGCGAATCAAGTAACGAAGGCAAATCAAGCACGGAGACGCGTGCGTTGAGGATGATGGACCAAGGCAACTCAAGTAGTGAAGGCCAATCAAGCACGGAGACGCGTGCGTTTAGGATGATGGACCAAGGAAAATCAAGTAGTGAAGGCCAATCAAGCACGGAGATGCAAGGCCAATCAAGTAACGAAAGCAAATCAAGCACGGAGACGCATGCCTCGAGGATGATGGACCAAGGCAAAAAATCAAGCTTTAGGATGGGCCTGGATTGCGATGAGAATGGTATGCCCAACTTGTGCAAATATTACGAGATGCTCGAATGTGAGGATgcggaggaggaagatgaggagatgaCTCCGGAGGGTGTAAGGATGTATAACAAATTCCGTAAGGAGCTGTTAGAGATGGAAGCTGGCTTACGCAAGGAGCGGGAGCAGGATCAAaaggacgcgctgaggtgggagcaGGATCAAATTGACACACCGAGCTGTTACACAATGGACCCGATCCCCTTCTCACTTCAGGACGAGGCAGAGGagacggaggaggcggaggagacggaattCACAAAATCAGACACGGAAGAGATGGAGATGGCGGACAAGTTGTTTGCTTTAGGGCGTAAAGGCTGGGAATCTGCATGGGGAGACGACTGCGGTAACTTCGAAGACAGGA CCGTATTGAGTCCTATGCACTTTACACATTGCACGCCGGGACTGATCCCGTACGCTGCTCGCACTGTGAGCACCTTGCAAATCTACTCCGTGAAGATTGTTGGAAGAGATGGAAAGTTGAAGTTGCCACTCCATGTTTATGGGATCGTCGCTGCCCGAGATGCCGTGGACTACAACCGCAACATTCTCTTCTCCCGGCGAAGGGAAAACTGCCAAAAACTAACTCCAGAG GATCCTTTTTTGCGCTTGACTGGCCCGTCCCGTGCAATTGTGGCTGTGGACGATGTTGATTTCGAAGTCCAACTGAAAGTAAAGGGCTCATCAAGGTCTCGCGACAGAGCATTGATGAGTCATCGCTTTACTTACGCCGGTGGTTACCATGAAGGTTTACATACCACGTTCTCCAGCAACAGCTTTTGCACAGTAGAATTGAGCTATGAGCGACTTACAGAGACAGTCCAGGCTACTATCTTGAGTGCGCGTGTTGTTGAAGGGGCGCCTTGGCCTTTTGAATATGGCAGGCGGATTATGTGCTCCTTGCCACCACAGGAAGTTACGGACTCCCTATCCAGGCAAGTTGTGTTGGTTGATTCTCATCGTTCTGATGATGGTGGAGAAATGCCAATGGGCTCGGATGGTTACATTGATCTGTCAAGGCATGTTGTTTCTGTAGAACTTGAAGAAAGCCTGCAGTTTGTCATACAAGCCTACTCACAGTCTGGTGATGCTATTGCTAGACAAGGTAGTGTCAGGTTCAGGACCAAATACTGCAACATAAGTCGAGCGATATGTGAGATTGGTGACTCTAAGGTGGAGATAACTGTCGCTTGGTCCCAACTTGCTAAGCACAAGAGGGATATCCTCTTAGAAGGACATGTTTGA
- the LOC119361008 gene encoding protein trichome birefringence-like translates to MAGWRKACLSVLDRSGGGGGGGGSSGSLQAHLNGLLSPSSSSTSLATAHKRGSGAGGKHGGGPYVSTKAVLACFSVVLVIAFFYISVTGRPSPDDSFPTPTGSSPASGALLSSNSSTPTSPRKPLPTHPPVLPNVSSTGTAQRSSARNATVVSPSRVQSNNSDDDWAPADGSGQPALVPEDMGKAQGPLYNAENATISGSDGEPVVGNGTKAQDVTAMPTPAWRRADAANSTGKPIIGGSPDEPADSEGATGNSTDTVVRSSKEDRNANASVDNVPPNSTRRAALPSTAPGQRKEDRRRRKRASMARHKQRSIRRRKEFAHPVQEGAAADNSDGIATAGANTSVAIGPGNHQVVWTSSADHSDGAGTGTVTAGANTSVAVGPGNHRVEWTPSADHSDGVGTGTVTAAANTSVSVGPGNHRVVWTSGVQDLVTFAKCDLFSGRWVREENHAFYPPRSCPHIDGDFNCHKNGRQDTGFLNWRWQPTGCNIPRMNASDFLERLRGQRIIFVGDSLNRNMWESLVCTLRHGVRNKKNVYEKSGKNQFKTRGFYSFKFRDYNCSVDFIRSTFLVKETVRESPNGTVLDEKLRLDELDATTPAYQTADIVVVNTGHWWTHPKSSKGLNYYQEGNRVHHSLEVMDAYMKALTTWAKWVDKNIDPTRTQIVFRGLSLTHFRGGQWNSGGRCHRETEPIFNQTYLTEYPKRMRMLEKVMSRMKTPVIYLNISRLTDYRKDGHPSVYRVRYETEEERMAAAATKQDCSHWCLPGVPDTWNELLYASLLQAGKGPWRL, encoded by the exons ATGGCCGGCTGGAGGAAGGCGTGCCTGTCCGTGCTGgaccggagcggcggcggcggcggcggcgggggcagcaGCGGCTCCCTCCAGGCGCACCTCAACGGCCTcctctccccgtcctcctcctccacctccctcGCCACCGCCCACAAGCGAGGCAGCGGCGCCGGCGGTAAGCACGGCGGCGGGCCGTACGTGAGCACCAAGGCCGTGCTGGCCTGCTTCTCCGTCGTCCTGGTGATCGCCTTCTTCTACATCTCCGTCACCGGTCGCCCCTCCCCCGACGACTCCTTCCCCACCCCGACGGGCTCCTCGCCGGCGTCCGGCGCGCTGCTGTCGTCGAACTCGTCCACgccgacgtcgccgaggaagccGCTTCCTACCCACCCTCCCGTTCTTCCTAACGTAAGTAGCACCGGCACGGCTCAGCGGAGCAGCGCGCGCAATGCCACCGTGGTGTCGCCGAGTCGAGTACAGAGCAACAACTCGGATGATGACTGGGCGCCGGCCGATGGCTCGGGACAGCCGGCATTGGTGCCGGAGGATATGGGGAAAGCGCAGGGTCCCCTCTATAACGCCGAAAACGCCACGATCAGCGGATCGGACGGGGAGCCCGTCGTCGGCAACGGCACTAAAGCGCAAGATGTAACCGCAATGCCGACGCCGGCGTGGCGGAGAGCGGATGCAGCGAATTCCACCGGAAAACCCATCATCGGGGGCTCTCCTGATGAGCCCGCGGACTCCGAAGGCGCCACCGGCAACTCTACCGACACGGTTGTGCGTTCGAGTAAGGAAGATCGAAACGCGAACGCCAGCGTCGACAATGTACCGCCGAACTCGACGCGGCGAGCAGCGCTGCCATCAACAGCGCCGGGTCAGCGAAAGGAGGACAGACGCAGGCGCAAGAGAGCGTCCATGGCGAGGCACAAGCAGCGCTCGATCAGGCGACGGAAGGAGTTCGCCCACCCGGTGCAGGAAGGAGCTGCCGCCGACAACAGCGACGGCATTGCCACGGCAGGCGCGAACACCAGCGTTGCCATCGGGCCAGGCAACCACCAGGTGGTGTGGACGTCCTCCGCCGACCATAGCGACGGCGCCGGCACTGGCACCGTCACGGCAGGCGCGAACACCAGCGTTGCCGTCGGGCCAGGCAACCACCGGGTGGAGTGGACGCCTTCCGCCGACCACAGCGACGGCGTCGGCACTGGCACCGTCACGGCAGCCGCGAACACCAGCGTGTCCGTCGGGCCCGGCAACCACCGGGTGGTGTGGACGTCGGGCGTGCAGGACCTGGTGACCTTCGCCAAGTGCGATCTGTTCAGCGGGAGGTGGGTGAGGGAGGAGAACCACGCGTTCTACCCGCCGCGGTCGTGCCCCCACATCGACGGCGACTTCAACTGCCACAAGAACGGCCGTCAGGACACCGGCTTCCTCAACTGGAGGTGGCAACCGACCGGCTGCAACATTCCCAG GATGAACGCGTCTGATTTCCTGGAGAGGCTGCGGGGCCAGAGGATCATATTCGTCGGCGACTCGCTGAACCGCAACATGTGGGAGTCTCTGGTCTGCACTCTCCGCCATGGTGTCAGGAACAAGAAGAACGTGTACGAGAAGTCCGGGAAGAACCAGTTCAAAACCAGAGGATTCTATTCCTTCAAGTTCAGA GACTACAATTGCTCTGTGGATTTCATAAGATCGACATTTCTGGTCAAAGAGACGGTCCGCGAGAGCCCAAACGGCACCGTACTCGACGAGAAGCTGAGGTTGGATGAGCTAGATGCAACGACTCCGGCGTACCAGACTGCCGACATCGTCGTCGTCAACACCGGGCACTGGTGGACTCACCCAAAGTCGTCAAAAGG GCTGAACTATTATCAAGAAGGCAACCGTGTGCACCATAGCCTTGAGGTGATGGACGCATACATGAAAGCACTGACCACATGGGCTAAATGGGTCGACAAGAACATAGACCCAACAAGAACTCAGATCGTGTTCAGAGGACTCTCCCTAACACACTTCAG GGGAGGGCAGTGGAACTCCGGAGGGAGGTGCCACAGGGAGACCGAGCCGATATTCAACCAGACGTACCTCACCGAGTACCCCAAGAGGATGAGAATGCTGGAGAAGGTCATGAGCAGGATGAAGACCCCTGTGATATACCTCAACATCAGCCGGCTCACCGACTACCGGAAGGACGGCCACCCGTCGGTGTACCGGGTGCGCTACGAGACGGAGGAGGagcggatggcggcggcggcgaccaagcAGGACTGCAGCCACTGGTGCCTGCCGGGCGTGCCGGACACATGGAACGAGCTGCTGTATGCCTCGCTGCTCCAGGCAGGCAAAGGCCCCTGGAGACTATGA
- the LOC119368012 gene encoding uncharacterized protein LOC119368012, with amino-acid sequence MACGGGSGIFSRALGYVVNEFLVQGLANNRAFQRFAVRTNKTFENLSSRVKQAREEVSEQIRDPRGHDNGFKQ; translated from the exons ATGgcctgcggcggcggcagcggcattTTCAGCCGGGCGCTGGGCTACGTCGTCAACGAGTTCCTCGTCCAGGGCCTCGCCAACAA CCGTGCCTTCCAGAGGTTTGCTGTGAGGACCAACAAGACTTTCGAGAATCTCTCATCTAGAG TTAAACAAGCGAGGGAGGAGGTGTCAGAGCAAATTAGGGATCCTCGTGGGCATGATAAT GGCTTCAAGCAGTGA